Proteins from a genomic interval of Ndongobacter massiliensis:
- a CDS encoding NAD(+) synthase, with translation MDGFLRVAAATPRVQLADPQENAKRIEKMIWEAGAAGASILVFPALSLCGASLGNLYSQTLLLQRCEEELANLIDRTESLDILCVVGLPLRRAGRIYNGLAVFQSGQLLALYGHGANVALPSAFGATGSPLGGMGGGLTAETGVFAPAPYRPQLISYAGFDEVPFGQHLLFTSEEAPSLRMALCFGDERLSPAFLPPKSATLLLCAAAYSDGLRMRERRNARLISQTMGEAGLVLAGAGAGEAGAGCLYSGERLLVEDGMLLEKSALHSAEGMCCADFDLERLGPARAAGGSEGDAVEPREVSFALPLAFPQVDFLRPVERQPFLPQGPEAETAYEQLFTLLGRGLAQRVTHIGAKKIFLGLSGGLDSTLALLLAVRAAEMGALAKKDIVAISMPAFGTSRRTADNAEKLAGVLGVSFRTIPLADVLRQHFRDIGLPEGERSTAYENAQARERTQVLMDSANREQGVVVGTGDLSEAALGWSTYNGDHMSMYHINASIPKTLVRALVYYAGARRGSEALRPILEEILATPVSPELLPPTEGAQETESIIGPYELHDFYLYYTLRWATAPSKLLRYASKAFADTYDRKTLLHWMDVFYQRFFAAQFKRNAMPDGPTIGAWSLSARGGWQMPSDAHATLWRREVESLREAQDDVLK, from the coding sequence ATGGACGGATTTTTACGTGTGGCAGCGGCGACGCCGCGAGTGCAACTGGCGGATCCGCAGGAAAATGCCAAACGTATCGAAAAAATGATTTGGGAAGCCGGGGCGGCGGGCGCTTCCATTCTTGTCTTTCCCGCGTTGAGTTTATGTGGGGCGAGTCTGGGAAACCTTTACAGCCAAACCCTGCTTTTGCAACGTTGTGAAGAAGAATTGGCCAACTTGATCGATCGTACGGAGAGCTTGGATATTTTATGCGTCGTCGGGCTGCCTTTGCGGCGCGCCGGGCGTATTTACAACGGATTGGCGGTATTTCAGAGCGGACAATTATTGGCCCTGTACGGACATGGCGCGAATGTGGCACTTCCGTCCGCCTTTGGCGCAACGGGCAGCCCACTGGGCGGAATGGGCGGAGGGCTCACTGCCGAGACGGGCGTTTTTGCCCCGGCGCCGTATCGTCCACAGCTCATTTCTTATGCGGGATTTGATGAGGTGCCTTTTGGGCAGCATCTGCTTTTCACTTCGGAGGAAGCGCCTTCGCTGCGTATGGCACTATGTTTTGGCGATGAACGTCTTTCTCCGGCGTTTCTTCCGCCGAAATCGGCGACGTTGCTTTTGTGTGCGGCGGCCTATTCGGATGGCTTGCGTATGAGGGAACGGCGCAACGCCCGATTGATTTCGCAGACGATGGGGGAGGCGGGCCTGGTGTTGGCGGGTGCCGGCGCGGGCGAAGCCGGCGCTGGATGCCTGTATTCGGGAGAACGGTTGCTGGTGGAGGACGGAATGCTGCTGGAGAAAAGCGCGTTGCACAGCGCGGAGGGGATGTGCTGTGCGGATTTCGATCTGGAGCGCCTCGGACCGGCCCGCGCAGCGGGCGGGTCCGAGGGGGACGCGGTGGAGCCCCGGGAGGTTTCCTTCGCATTGCCGCTTGCTTTTCCACAGGTTGATTTTCTGCGACCGGTGGAGCGTCAGCCATTTCTGCCGCAGGGACCGGAGGCGGAGACGGCTTATGAACAACTGTTCACTTTGTTGGGGCGCGGTCTTGCCCAGCGGGTGACGCATATCGGCGCAAAAAAAATATTTTTAGGGCTCTCCGGCGGGTTGGATTCGACATTGGCCCTGCTGCTTGCCGTCCGCGCCGCGGAAATGGGGGCACTTGCAAAAAAAGATATTGTTGCAATTTCGATGCCGGCCTTCGGGACGAGTCGCCGCACGGCGGACAATGCAGAAAAATTGGCAGGAGTTCTTGGCGTTTCTTTTCGCACAATTCCGCTTGCCGATGTTTTACGGCAGCATTTTCGCGATATCGGTTTGCCGGAGGGCGAACGCAGCACGGCGTATGAAAATGCACAGGCGCGCGAACGCACGCAGGTGCTGATGGACAGCGCAAACCGCGAGCAGGGGGTGGTGGTCGGAACCGGTGATTTAAGCGAGGCGGCGCTGGGCTGGTCCACTTATAATGGGGATCATATGTCGATGTACCACATCAATGCGTCGATTCCGAAAACATTGGTGCGCGCGCTGGTGTATTACGCAGGGGCGCGCCGGGGTTCGGAAGCGCTGCGCCCAATATTGGAAGAAATTCTCGCCACGCCGGTTTCCCCGGAGCTCCTTCCACCCACTGAGGGCGCGCAGGAAACGGAATCCATCATCGGTCCCTATGAGCTGCACGATTTCTATCTTTACTATACGCTGCGCTGGGCAACGGCGCCATCAAAACTGTTGCGCTATGCAAGCAAGGCATTTGCCGACACCTATGATCGCAAAACGCTGTTGCATTGGATGGATGTGTTTTATCAACGCTTTTTTGCGGCGCAGTTCAAACGCAATGCGATGCCGGATGGACCGACGATTGGCGCGTGGTCACTTTCCGCGCGGGGTGGATGGCAAATGCCGTCGGATGCGCATGCCACCCTTTGGCGCCGGGAAGTGGAGAGCCTTCGCGAAGCGCAGGACGATGTGTTAAAATGA
- the rsmI gene encoding 16S rRNA (cytidine(1402)-2'-O)-methyltransferase, producing the protein MEETFTEGAIVFVPTPIGNREDLTLRALRVLREADSIACEDTRHTRLLLDYYDIKKPLLSYHQHNENSRAEELIVLAQRGARIAVVSDAGMPGISDPGRRLIRRCQEVGLSYTVLPGPSAVTTAVVACGVGDGTFTFYGFLERRGAAREKQLEQIDRSYTTSVLYESPKRIRATVREFSTRWPNRLFATARELTKRYEEIRRFSGEDAPWDTLPEKGEYVLLVGPARPTIVGEAEVLAQLEALKVEGVRSKEAVQRVSVACGWSKNAVYQLMVGQKKKSAERE; encoded by the coding sequence ATGGAGGAAACTTTCACGGAAGGCGCTATTGTTTTTGTGCCGACGCCCATCGGAAATCGGGAAGATCTTACGCTGCGCGCCTTGCGTGTGCTGCGCGAAGCGGATTCTATTGCCTGCGAGGATACGCGGCATACGCGCCTTTTACTGGACTATTACGATATTAAAAAGCCGCTGCTCTCCTATCATCAACATAATGAGAACAGTCGGGCGGAAGAGTTAATCGTCCTCGCGCAGCGCGGAGCGCGCATTGCCGTTGTGAGTGATGCGGGCATGCCCGGCATTTCGGACCCGGGGCGCCGGCTAATTCGCCGGTGTCAGGAAGTCGGGCTCTCCTATACAGTTCTCCCGGGACCCTCGGCGGTGACGACGGCTGTCGTGGCCTGTGGTGTGGGGGATGGAACATTTACGTTTTATGGCTTTTTGGAACGGCGCGGCGCAGCGCGGGAAAAACAGTTGGAGCAGATCGATCGGTCCTATACAACGTCCGTCTTGTATGAGTCGCCGAAGCGCATCCGGGCGACGGTGCGGGAATTCAGCACCCGTTGGCCCAATCGTCTTTTTGCAACAGCGCGGGAACTTACGAAGCGATATGAGGAAATCCGGCGGTTTTCCGGCGAAGATGCCCCCTGGGATACCTTGCCGGAAAAGGGCGAGTATGTCCTGCTCGTCGGACCGGCGCGCCCTACGATCGTCGGAGAAGCGGAGGTGCTCGCTCAACTCGAAGCCTTAAAAGTGGAGGGTGTGCGCTCAAAAGAGGCAGTACAACGGGTGAGCGTGGCGTGTGGATGGTCAAAAAATGCTGTCTATCAATTGATGGTGGGGCAGAAGAAAAAAAGCGCAGAACGGGAATAA
- a CDS encoding 6-phosphofructokinase yields MALRVGVLTSGGDCQSLNATLRGFGKALYRFDENATILGFQQGYKGLMYNLFREMKFQEFSGLLSLGGTILGTSRQSFKTMRDPDEYGNDKVELMKETYRKNRLDALVVLGGNGSQKTANLLTEEGLCVVGLPKTIDNDLWGTDMTFGFHSALRIATDAIDCIHTTAASHGRVFIVEIMGHKVGWLTLAAGIAAGADVILIPEIPYSIDSVCETIRYRREHDNKFSIIAVAEGVKTREEAEMKKKDYKKLVEKRVHPSVAYEIAECVETKLGAEVRVTVPGHMQRGGSPNAFDRLLATRIGARGAQAIIEKDFGKLVVFRGDDLCTIPLSESAGRLKSVPVDHPWIQEARMIGIGFGD; encoded by the coding sequence ATGGCATTACGAGTGGGCGTTCTGACCAGCGGCGGGGATTGTCAGAGTTTGAATGCAACGCTGCGCGGTTTCGGCAAGGCATTATATCGATTTGATGAGAATGCGACAATACTTGGTTTCCAACAGGGCTATAAGGGCCTGATGTACAATCTTTTTCGTGAAATGAAATTTCAGGAGTTTTCCGGACTCCTCAGTTTAGGCGGAACCATCCTCGGCACGAGCCGACAGAGTTTTAAGACGATGCGCGATCCGGATGAATACGGAAACGACAAAGTCGAACTGATGAAGGAAACCTACCGGAAAAATCGCCTCGATGCGCTGGTTGTGTTGGGCGGGAACGGATCGCAGAAAACGGCGAATTTGCTGACGGAAGAGGGACTGTGTGTGGTCGGCTTGCCCAAGACGATTGATAACGACCTGTGGGGGACGGATATGACCTTCGGCTTTCACAGCGCCCTTCGCATCGCCACCGATGCTATTGACTGTATCCATACGACGGCGGCTTCGCATGGTCGCGTATTTATTGTCGAAATCATGGGGCACAAGGTGGGCTGGTTGACCTTGGCCGCCGGCATTGCGGCAGGTGCGGATGTCATTTTGATCCCGGAAATTCCTTACTCCATTGACAGCGTCTGTGAAACCATTCGCTATCGACGCGAGCACGACAATAAATTCTCCATCATCGCAGTTGCTGAGGGAGTGAAAACCCGGGAAGAAGCGGAGATGAAAAAGAAGGACTACAAAAAATTGGTGGAAAAGCGCGTGCATCCGTCTGTTGCGTATGAGATTGCGGAATGTGTGGAGACAAAGTTAGGTGCGGAAGTGCGCGTGACTGTCCCAGGTCACATGCAGCGCGGTGGATCGCCCAATGCCTTTGACCGCTTGCTGGCAACGCGCATCGGTGCGCGCGGCGCCCAGGCGATCATAGAGAAGGACTTCGGAAAACTCGTCGTTTTTCGCGGCGATGATCTGTGCACCATTCCCTTGTCGGAAAGTGCCGGACGGCTGAAATCTGTTCCGGTGGATCATCCATGGATTCAAGAAGCGCGTATGATCGGCATTGGGTTCGGCGATTAA
- a CDS encoding 3D domain-containing protein: protein MNNFVLKRSLGIMAGVLAASIAGGSIVYAQRPKEISVDWDDRPVELYTSAGTVREALAEAGLTALDEVQISEDPSEPIREGMHLELDTKKQVKLQVGGVQRTVATYVNTIGALLEEQGVVYDADDEISPARAEALKDGTEVRVDSIQVITSTETKAVPYETIVEETADLYTDQEEIVQEGQDGICEVTKEMIVRNGVIETRRIASEKVVQEPITEQIRKGTAERPSARYAGPSGAPSGGTTLVMEATAYTHTGNPTATGAWPTAYYTVAVDPSVIPMGTRLYVEGYGYAVAQDTGGAIIGNRIDVFFDSEGECINWGRRSVVVHVLD from the coding sequence TTGAATAACTTTGTTTTGAAACGCTCTCTGGGGATTATGGCGGGCGTCTTGGCGGCAAGCATTGCAGGAGGCAGTATCGTCTATGCGCAGCGCCCCAAGGAAATCAGCGTGGATTGGGATGATCGTCCGGTCGAGTTGTATACGAGTGCGGGAACGGTACGCGAGGCACTGGCGGAAGCCGGTTTGACGGCGTTGGATGAAGTACAGATTTCTGAGGATCCGTCGGAACCGATTCGCGAAGGGATGCACCTGGAGCTGGATACCAAAAAGCAGGTGAAACTGCAAGTGGGCGGCGTACAACGCACCGTGGCGACGTACGTCAATACGATCGGTGCACTTTTAGAGGAGCAGGGTGTTGTGTACGATGCCGATGATGAAATCTCGCCGGCGCGCGCAGAGGCTTTGAAGGACGGCACCGAGGTACGGGTGGATTCCATTCAGGTGATTACCTCGACGGAAACGAAGGCGGTGCCTTATGAGACAATCGTTGAAGAAACGGCAGATCTTTACACAGATCAGGAAGAAATCGTCCAGGAAGGACAGGACGGGATCTGTGAAGTAACCAAAGAAATGATCGTGCGCAACGGCGTCATCGAAACGCGGCGCATCGCAAGCGAAAAGGTGGTGCAGGAGCCGATCACCGAGCAGATTCGAAAAGGAACTGCGGAGCGTCCGTCGGCGCGCTACGCCGGACCGTCGGGAGCGCCAAGCGGCGGTACGACCCTTGTCATGGAAGCAACGGCGTATACGCATACGGGAAATCCAACGGCAACGGGCGCATGGCCCACGGCGTATTACACCGTAGCGGTCGACCCGTCCGTTATTCCGATGGGCACCCGGCTCTACGTCGAGGGCTACGGGTATGCGGTCGCTCAGGATACCGGCGGTGCCATCATCGGGAATCGCATCGATGTATTCTTCGACTCTGAGGGCGAGTGCATCAACTGGGGACGCCGCAGCGTCGTGGTGCATGTGCTAGACTAA
- a CDS encoding stage 0 sporulation family protein: MTEMIGVQLNHSGKVYYFSPDGEQLAKGQRVIVETARGIECGIVSIGNAQWSEESIQKDLKPILRVANEEDLATVEESERLAKEALAVCQEKVEAHGLAMRLIHSEYTFDRNKLIFYFTAEDRVDFRELVRDLAQTFRTRIELRQVGVRDQAKMVGGLGACGQEMCCHRYMVNFDPVSIKMAKTQGLSLNPTKISGVCGRLMCCLNFEQEVYLEHNKQAPDIGCLVLTVDGQGYVVDRDVLQRRVRVRVYKEDESQDEKYYTFEELQVIEKRKKGHRRPALRPELMGETYRPEKSGENLPQAPDCASCACPMHTQEEIMAVSEEIPTPPAPQSEHRKGARHGETPDKKDPRRHPTREGKRSEVKRKRRSRKREAGRR; the protein is encoded by the coding sequence ATGACGGAGATGATCGGCGTGCAATTAAACCACTCCGGCAAGGTGTATTATTTTTCCCCGGATGGGGAGCAGCTTGCCAAGGGGCAGCGTGTCATTGTCGAGACGGCGCGCGGTATCGAGTGCGGCATAGTGAGCATAGGTAATGCACAGTGGTCGGAGGAAAGTATTCAAAAAGACTTGAAACCGATTCTCCGTGTGGCAAATGAGGAGGATCTTGCCACCGTCGAAGAGAGCGAACGCTTGGCGAAAGAGGCGCTTGCGGTTTGTCAGGAAAAGGTAGAGGCGCACGGACTTGCCATGCGTTTGATTCACAGTGAGTACACCTTTGACAGGAATAAACTGATATTTTATTTTACCGCCGAGGATCGCGTGGATTTTCGGGAATTGGTGCGCGATCTGGCACAGACATTTCGTACGCGCATTGAACTGCGGCAGGTCGGAGTGCGAGATCAGGCGAAAATGGTTGGCGGGTTGGGCGCCTGCGGACAGGAAATGTGTTGCCATCGCTATATGGTGAATTTTGATCCCGTATCGATCAAGATGGCAAAAACGCAAGGACTCTCCTTGAATCCGACAAAAATTTCAGGCGTTTGCGGCCGCCTCATGTGCTGCTTGAATTTTGAGCAGGAAGTGTATCTCGAACACAACAAGCAGGCGCCGGACATCGGTTGTTTGGTATTGACGGTGGATGGACAGGGGTATGTAGTCGACCGCGATGTACTGCAGCGACGCGTTCGAGTGCGTGTTTACAAGGAAGACGAAAGTCAGGACGAAAAGTATTATACCTTTGAAGAACTGCAGGTGATTGAAAAACGCAAAAAGGGTCATCGCCGTCCTGCGCTGCGCCCGGAATTGATGGGGGAAACGTATCGCCCGGAAAAGTCTGGGGAAAATTTACCTCAGGCGCCGGACTGCGCGTCATGCGCTTGCCCAATGCATACGCAGGAAGAGATCATGGCGGTTTCGGAAGAGATTCCTACACCGCCCGCGCCGCAATCAGAGCATCGGAAAGGTGCACGGCATGGTGAAACGCCGGACAAAAAAGATCCACGGCGACATCCGACGCGCGAAGGGAAACGTTCGGAAGTCAAGCGCAAGCGACGATCGAGAAAACGCGAAGCCGGACGGCGTTGA
- a CDS encoding DNA polymerase III subunit delta' — translation MRLPESPRDLSHAYVITSPDRMRGIAAARAYAKRILCDFGGAEEEKWARGTLPDFWLEEAEKIPIDRIRTICARLYQKPLESTYRVVLLAHADAMRDEAQNALLKSLEEPPLYVVWLLVCENETRLLPTIRSRCRILRIEGKNAESTPIDAQVLAMTRAALAGDRLRVLTDRGFYEDRKEVCAQTLEMVRTFLLLCLKERTQANADIPATLMQAVRETSAKRSAVQWAEALSMVEETRQALDVNVNAVLALEHIFLSLARGQRFNR, via the coding sequence GTGAGGCTGCCGGAAAGTCCGCGCGATCTTTCGCACGCGTATGTGATTACCTCGCCCGACCGCATGCGGGGAATCGCGGCGGCGCGTGCGTATGCAAAGCGCATTCTCTGTGATTTCGGAGGGGCCGAAGAAGAAAAATGGGCGCGCGGTACACTGCCGGATTTCTGGTTGGAGGAAGCGGAAAAAATTCCCATTGACCGCATCCGGACAATTTGCGCCCGCCTGTACCAAAAGCCCTTGGAAAGCACCTACCGGGTGGTTTTGCTGGCGCACGCAGATGCCATGCGCGACGAAGCGCAGAATGCGCTGCTCAAATCGCTGGAGGAGCCGCCGCTTTATGTGGTATGGCTGTTGGTGTGCGAAAATGAAACGCGTCTGCTTCCCACGATACGTTCGCGTTGTCGGATTCTGCGCATAGAGGGGAAAAATGCCGAATCGACGCCAATCGATGCGCAGGTACTTGCCATGACGCGCGCCGCGTTGGCGGGTGACCGCTTGCGCGTCCTGACGGATCGCGGGTTTTATGAGGACAGGAAAGAAGTTTGTGCACAAACCTTGGAGATGGTACGCACGTTTCTGCTGTTGTGCCTGAAAGAGCGTACACAGGCAAATGCAGATATTCCGGCGACATTGATGCAGGCAGTGCGCGAGACGTCCGCCAAGCGGTCGGCGGTACAATGGGCGGAGGCGCTATCGATGGTGGAAGAGACCCGACAGGCATTGGATGTCAATGTCAATGCAGTTTTGGCTTTAGAACATATATTTTTATCGCTTGCCCGTGGGCAGCGTTTCAATAGATAG
- a CDS encoding cyclic-di-AMP receptor: MKLLIAVVQDSDVNPLMDDLVDAGYRVTKLSSTGGFLKSGNTTLFLGVEEEQVEEALAVIDRNCKRRKTMTTMMNPQLDGGVYQSFPIEIEVGGATVFQLDVDRMIRL, translated from the coding sequence ATGAAACTGTTGATTGCTGTCGTGCAGGACAGTGATGTCAATCCGTTAATGGATGATTTAGTGGACGCGGGATACCGTGTGACGAAACTGTCTTCCACCGGTGGTTTTTTGAAGAGTGGCAATACCACTTTATTTCTTGGCGTCGAAGAGGAGCAGGTGGAAGAGGCGCTTGCTGTCATCGATCGCAACTGCAAACGTCGCAAGACAATGACGACGATGATGAATCCACAGTTGGACGGCGGCGTTTATCAGAGTTTTCCCATTGAAATTGAGGTTGGCGGGGCGACGGTCTTCCAGTTGGATGTGGACCGCATGATCCGGCTGTGA
- a CDS encoding endonuclease III domain-containing protein: protein MRPLKAIYQTLYAYYGDLHWWPADSPFEVMVGAVLTQNTAWTNVEKAIRQFEGELSPERVVQLSSDELEAIIRPAGFYRQKAQYLKAVSEWFLCYDADPKRVRSCSPDAIRSELLAVRGVGNETADSILLYAFDFPAFVIDAYTIRLFQRIPLNAGNKYMEIKRFCEAQIPKDAILYNRFHALIVENAKEHCRKKPLCDDCPLANICAKQGLPL, encoded by the coding sequence ATGCGGCCTTTAAAAGCCATCTATCAAACTTTATACGCGTATTACGGCGACCTACATTGGTGGCCGGCAGACAGCCCCTTTGAAGTGATGGTCGGGGCGGTGCTTACGCAAAATACAGCATGGACGAATGTCGAAAAAGCAATTCGACAATTCGAAGGGGAGCTTTCACCGGAACGGGTTGTTCAACTTTCTTCAGATGAATTGGAAGCAATTATCCGACCGGCAGGATTTTATCGACAGAAAGCACAGTACTTAAAAGCGGTGAGCGAGTGGTTTTTGTGCTATGATGCCGATCCGAAGCGCGTGCGAAGCTGTTCACCGGATGCCATACGTTCCGAGTTGTTAGCAGTGCGAGGAGTTGGAAATGAGACGGCGGATTCGATACTTCTCTATGCATTTGATTTTCCAGCCTTCGTTATTGATGCATATACGATTCGACTGTTTCAACGAATCCCGCTTAATGCGGGGAACAAGTATATGGAAATCAAAAGGTTTTGTGAGGCGCAGATACCGAAGGACGCCATTCTTTATAATCGCTTCCATGCTCTCATCGTGGAAAATGCCAAAGAACATTGCCGTAAAAAGCCGCTCTGTGACGACTGCCCATTGGCGAACATATGCGCGAAACAAGGGCTGCCTTTGTAA
- the tmk gene encoding dTMP kinase yields the protein MRKGLFVTLEGSDGSGKTTLAHGLMHRLEAAHIDYVYTREPGGTPISEEIRHLLLDTKNRAMGARCEALLYAASRAQHTDACIVPALEAGKLVLCDRYVLSSLAYQGAGRELGLEPVAAINRFATDGLTPDVILFLEVDPMRVLQRKAQVQMKDRLEEEGEAFHRRVYEGYRKALPLFANVHRLDADRPADVVVESAWNVIKDAWRE from the coding sequence ATGCGCAAAGGATTGTTTGTGACATTGGAAGGATCGGACGGATCCGGAAAAACCACGCTGGCGCACGGCTTGATGCACCGCTTGGAAGCCGCGCACATAGATTACGTGTACACTCGGGAACCGGGCGGGACGCCAATTTCGGAAGAAATTCGCCACCTGCTTTTAGATACCAAGAACCGTGCGATGGGCGCACGTTGTGAGGCACTTCTCTATGCAGCTTCCCGCGCGCAACATACAGATGCCTGTATTGTTCCGGCTTTGGAGGCGGGAAAGTTGGTCCTTTGTGATCGTTATGTACTCAGTTCACTTGCCTATCAGGGTGCGGGGCGCGAGCTCGGGTTGGAACCGGTTGCTGCGATCAATCGCTTTGCGACAGACGGGCTGACGCCGGATGTGATCCTATTTTTGGAGGTGGATCCGATGCGCGTACTGCAGCGAAAGGCGCAGGTGCAAATGAAGGATCGCCTTGAAGAAGAGGGCGAGGCGTTTCATCGGCGCGTCTATGAGGGATACCGAAAAGCGTTGCCGCTCTTTGCGAATGTCCACCGGTTGGATGCCGATCGACCGGCGGATGTAGTGGTTGAATCGGCGTGGAATGTAATCAAGGATGCGTGGAGGGAATGA
- a CDS encoding KamA family radical SAM protein, producing MIQSWKEELQNNITKLEDLKDPFSIPPEEWADLKTVITRHPMNITRYYASLIDLKDPKDPIRRMCIPHIEELDGTGSYDTSGEESNTVLSGVQHKYPQTALVLTTNICFMYCRHCFRKRLVGYTRDEILSRRREAVEYIWDHKEIDNVLLSGGDFLTLNNAQIAEYFKELTRISHLDFIRMGSRIPVVFPMRISEDTELLDIFEKYNQKKRIMLVSQFNHPRELTNESIAAIRAVQETGVDVLNQTVLLKGINDSVETLTALMKGLMRIAVTPYYIFQCRPVKHVTQHFQIPINQGIELVNVVRDQLSGPSKQFRYAMSHPRGKIELLGKIGEETIFKFAQAKARSDANKMFARKMGNAGWLDPDLNPTPSLTSA from the coding sequence ATGATCCAATCCTGGAAAGAAGAATTACAGAACAATATCACAAAACTCGAAGATTTGAAAGATCCGTTCTCGATCCCACCGGAAGAATGGGCAGATTTAAAAACTGTAATCACGCGGCATCCCATGAATATCACACGTTACTATGCGTCCCTCATTGATCTGAAAGACCCGAAAGATCCGATTCGCCGGATGTGTATTCCCCATATAGAAGAGTTGGATGGAACGGGCAGCTATGATACAAGCGGGGAAGAGAGCAATACCGTTTTATCAGGCGTGCAGCATAAGTACCCGCAGACGGCACTTGTGTTGACGACGAATATTTGCTTTATGTATTGTCGCCATTGTTTTCGTAAGCGCCTGGTCGGATATACACGGGATGAAATCCTTTCCCGAAGAAGAGAAGCCGTGGAGTATATATGGGATCACAAAGAAATTGACAATGTTTTGTTGAGCGGAGGGGATTTTCTTACACTGAATAATGCGCAAATTGCAGAATATTTTAAAGAACTTACTAGAATTTCACATTTAGATTTTATTCGGATGGGAAGTCGGATTCCGGTGGTGTTTCCTATGCGAATCTCGGAAGACACAGAACTCCTCGATATATTCGAAAAATATAATCAGAAAAAGCGCATTATGCTCGTCAGTCAGTTTAATCATCCGCGCGAATTGACGAACGAATCAATTGCTGCAATACGTGCTGTGCAAGAGACGGGGGTGGACGTGCTCAATCAGACGGTATTACTCAAGGGGATTAATGATTCAGTGGAGACGTTGACCGCACTGATGAAAGGTCTGATGAGGATCGCTGTTACACCGTATTATATTTTCCAATGCCGCCCTGTAAAACATGTAACGCAGCATTTTCAAATTCCCATCAATCAAGGCATTGAGCTTGTCAATGTGGTGCGGGATCAGTTGAGCGGTCCCTCTAAGCAATTCCGCTACGCTATGAGTCATCCGCGCGGCAAAATTGAACTGCTTGGGAAAATTGGCGAAGAAACGATCTTTAAGTTCGCGCAGGCAAAGGCACGTAGTGATGCCAACAAAATGTTTGCACGGAAAATGGGCAATGCAGGGTGGTTAGATCCGGA
- a CDS encoding DUF362 domain-containing protein → MAYKILDSCIACGTCQPECPTDSISDGDIYVIDPDTCIDCGACAAVCPTDAIIPE, encoded by the coding sequence ATGGCCTATAAGATTTTGGATTCCTGCATCGCATGCGGAACCTGCCAGCCGGAATGTCCAACGGACTCGATTTCCGATGGAGACATTTACGTCATCGATCCGGACACCTGCATTGATTGCGGAGCCTGCGCAGCGGTTTGCCCGACGGATGCGATTATCCCTGAATAA